A genomic stretch from Diprion similis isolate iyDipSimi1 chromosome 1, iyDipSimi1.1, whole genome shotgun sequence includes:
- the LOC124416191 gene encoding homologous-pairing protein 2 homolog → MATNAVYEFLKVQNRPYSANDVTSNLQEFSKVNVQKALDKLVNSEKIFEKIYGKQKIYCVVQEATQEPEELMRIQMELDRHLTEVTSKKLEVERELRSKEAELAALKSGLSITEAKDEKSRLLNSIKKMEDKLETIVSKNGSENLGEVKKCVLKKTDNYTREYSKRKRLCAEMIESILEGFPGTKKGLYEEIGIETVDL, encoded by the exons ATGGCTACGAACGCAGTTTACGAGTTTCTCAAAGTCCAGAACAGGCCTTACAGTGCGAACGACGTCACATCGAATTTACAGGAATTCAGTAAAGTCAATGTCCAGAAGGCGTTGGACAAGCTGGTCAACAGTGAGAAAATATTCGAGAAG atttatgggaagcaaaaaatttactGCGTCGTTCAGGAAGCAACGCAGGAGCCAGAAGAATTGATGCGAATTCAAATGGAACTGGACCGTCACTTGACAGAAGTTACTTCGAAGAAACTGGAAGTCGAACGAGAGCTTCGCTCAAAAGAAGCCGAACTTGCAGCGCTGAAGTCAGGCTTGTCTATCACTGAagcgaaagatgaaaaaagcaGACTactaaattcaattaaaaaaatggaagataAATTGGAAACAATAGTAAGCAAAAACGGATCCGAAAATCTTggtgaagtgaaaaaatgtgtgCTTAAAAAAACTGACAATTATACACGGGAGTATTCGAAGAGAAAACGACTCTGTGCTGAAATGATTGAATCTATTCTCGAAGGATTTCCTGGGACTAAAAAAGGCCTGTACGAAGAAATCGGCATTGAAACTGTAGATTTGTAA